The following are encoded in a window of Microcaecilia unicolor chromosome 14, aMicUni1.1, whole genome shotgun sequence genomic DNA:
- the LOC115457907 gene encoding olfactory receptor 1509-like: MAVRNETRVTEFIFLGLSSNLTIQIVFFVFCLVMYLLTVAGNLLILLTIYFDTQLQTPMYFFLSHLSFLDLSFSTVTLPKSLINFLLQSNAISFNECIVQLFFLHFIGGTECFHLTLMAYDRYVAICNPLRYNTIMSRRVCLLLVISTWVGGLIHSFAQTLPTMQLPFCGPNEINHFFCDTHPLSLLACSSTFFSKTADMVNSGTLAVGCFLVLVISYTYIISTILKIRSTEGRQKAFSTCASHLMVVTVFFGPGLFIYMRPPVSFESDKLVSVFYTIVTPWLNPFIYTLRNEKVKNSMKKLRDRNVSFLEVHMK, from the coding sequence ATGGCAGTCAGGAATGAAACTAGAGTCACTGAATTCATCTTCCTCGGACTTTCCAGCAATCTTACCATACAGATAGTATTCTTTGTGTTTTGTCTAGTGATGTACCTGCTCACCGTAGCTGGGAATCTTCTCATTTTGCTAACTATATATTTTGACACTCAACTGCAGActcccatgtacttcttcctcagcCACCTGTCTTTCTTAGATTTGTCCTTTTCTACAGTCACTCTCCCCAAATCTCTTATTAACTTTCTCTTACAGAGTAATGCCATCTCCTTCAACGAATGCATTGTTCAGTTGTTTTTCTTGCATTTCATTGGAGGAACAGAATGCTTTCATTTGACCCTGATGGCTTATGACCGCTATGTTGCCATCTGCAATCCTTTGCGTTATAACACAATCATGAGCAGACGAGTTTGTCTGCTGCTGGTGATTTCTACATGGGTAGGTGGTTTAATCCATTCCTTCGCACAGACATTACCAACAATGCAGCTGCCCTTCTGTGGTCCTAatgagataaatcatttcttttgTGACACCCACCCCTTATCTTTGTTGGCTTGTTCTAGTACCTTTTTCAGTAAAACCGCCGATATGGTCAACAGTGGAACCTTAGCCGTTGGTTGTTTCTTGGTGTTGGTCATATCTTACACGTACATCATCTCCACTATCTTAAAAATTCGCTCAACTGAGGGAAGACAGAAAGCTTTCTCTACCTGTGCTTCCCATCTCATGGTGGTCACTGTGTTTTTTGGTCCTGGTCTCTTCATCTACATGAGACCTCCTGTGTCATTTGAAAGTGACAAACTGGTCTCCGTTTTTTACACCATCGTGACTCCTTGGTTAAACCCTTTCATTTATACTCTCAGAAATGAGAAGGTGAAAAATAGTATGAAGAAACTGAGAGATAGGAACGTGTCTTTTTTGGAGGTGCATATGAAATGA
- the LOC115457285 gene encoding olfactory receptor 4E2-like, whose amino-acid sequence MAVKNETRVTEFIFLGLSSNRDVQMVFFVFFLLMYLLTITGNLLILTTIYVNSQLHSPMYFFLSNLSIIDLCFSTVTIPRSLVNFLLPSKPITFRDCMAQLFFLHFIGGAECFHLTLMAYDRYVAICKPLHYTTIMSRSVCLLLVISTWALGLIHAFSQVFPTIYLPFCGPNKIDHFFCETHALYLLVCSNSLITEIVDMLNTGVLILSCFLVIAISYTFIISTVFKIHSAEGRWKAFSTCSSHLLVLSFLFGSSVFIYVRPSVTFAADKPLSVFYTIVTPFLNPFIYTLRNKEVKKGMKKLGSRNISVFRIHRN is encoded by the coding sequence ATGGCAGTCAAGAATGAAACCAGAGTCACAGAATTCATCTTCCTAGGACTTTCGAGCAATCGAGACGTACAGATGGTATTCTTTGTGTTTTTTCTATTGATGTACCTGCTCACCATAACGGGGAATCTTCTCATTCTGACAACTATATATGTGAACTCTCAGCTCCACTCtcccatgtatttcttcctcagcAACCTGTCCATTATAGATTTGTGCTTTTCCACAGTCACCATCCCCAGATCCCTTGTTAACTTTCTCTTGCCGAGCAAACCCATCACTTTCAGAGACTGCATGGCTCAATTGTTTTTCTTGCATTTCATTGGGGGTGCAGAATGCTTTCACCTGACCTTGATGGCTTACGACCGCTATGTTGCCATCTGCAAACCTTTGCATTATACCACAATCATGAGCAGAAGCGTCTGTCTCCTCCTGGTGATTTCTACGTGGGCGTTAGGTCTCATTCATGCCTTCTCACAGGTATTTCCAACAATTTATCTGCCCTTCTGTGGTCCAAATAAGATAGATCATTTCTTTTGTGAAACCCATGCTTTATACTTGTTGGTTTGCTCTAATTCCCTTATCACTGAAATTGTGGATATGCTCAATACCGGAGTCTTAATTCTTAGTTGCTTCTTGGTGATTGCTATTTCTTACACATTCATCATCTCCACTGTCTTTAAAATTCACTCAGCTGAGGGAAGGTGGAAAGCTTTCTCCACCTGTTCCTCTCACCTCTTGGTGTTATCATTCCTTTTTGGCTCCTCAGTCTTCATCTACGTGAGACCCTCTGTAACATTTGCGGCTGACAAACCGCTCTCCGTTTTTTATACCATCGTgaccccctttttaaacccctttATTTATACTCTCAGAAACAAGGAGGTGAAAAAAGGCATGAAGAAGTTGGGAAGTAGGAACATTTCTGTTTTCAGGATACATAGAAATTGA
- the LOC115457286 gene encoding olfactory receptor 4E2-like, with protein sequence MFFYFPLCFSLSLVDEMEGMAVKNETRVTEFIFLGLSSNRDVQMIFFVFFLLMYLLTITGNLLILVTIYVDSQLHSPMYFFLSNLSIIDLFFSTVTIPRSLVNFLLPSKTISFNDCIAQLFFLHFIGGTECLHLTLMAYDRYVAICKPLHYTTIMSKSVCLLLVISTWTLGLLHAFAQVMPTIHLPFCGPNKIDHFFCETHALYLLVCSSSFITEIVDMLNSGFLIFSCFLVVVISYTFIISTVFKIHSAEGRWKTFSTCSSHILVLSFLFGSSVFIYMRPSVTFAADKPLSVFYTIVTPFLNPFIYTLRNKEVKKAMKKLGSRKFAFLRLHRN encoded by the coding sequence ATGTTTTTCTATTTCCCCTTGTGTTTCTCTTTATCTCTAGTTGATGAAATGGAAGGAATGGCAGTCAAGAATGAAACCAGAGTCACAGAATTCATCTTCCTAGGACTTTCGAGCAATCGAGACGTACAGATGATATTCTTTGTGTTTTTTCTATTGATGTACCTGCTCACAATAACGGGGAACCTTCTCATTCTGGTAACTATATATGTGGACTCTCAGCTCCACTCtcccatgtatttcttcctcagcAACCTGTCCATTATAGATTTGTTCTTTTCCACAGTCACCATCCCCAGATCCCTTGTTAACTTTCTCTTGCCAAGCAAAACCATCTCATTCAATGACTGCATTGCTCAATTGTTCTTCTTGCATTTCATTGGAGGTACAGAATGTCTTCACCTGACCTTGATGGCTTATGACCGCTATGTTGCCATCTGCAAACCTTTGCATTATACCACAATAATGAGCAAAAGTGTCTGTCTCCTGCTGGTGATTTCTACATGGACATTAGGTCTCCTTCATGCCTTCGCACAGGTAATGCCCACAATTCATCTGCCCTTCTGTGGTCCTAACAAGATAGATCATTTCTTTTGTGAAACCCATGCCTTATATTTGCTGGTTTGCTCTAGTTCCTTCATCACTGAAATTGTGGATATGCTCAATAGCGGATTCTTAATTTTTAGTTGCTTCTTGGTGGTCGTTATATCTTACACATTCATCATATCCACTGTCTTTAAAATTCACTCAGCTGAGGGCAGGTGGAAAACTTTCTCCACCTGTTCCTCTCACATCTTGGTGTTATCGTTCCTTTTTGGCTCCTCTGTCTTCATCTACATGAGACCCTCTGTGACATTTGCAGCTGACAAACCGCTCTCCGTTTTTTATACCATCGTgacaccctttttaaaccccttcATTTATACTCTCAGAAACAAGGAGGTGAAAAAAGCCATGAAGAAGCTGGGAAGTAGGAAATTTGCTTTCCTGAGGTTACATAGAAATTGA
- the LOC115457287 gene encoding olfactory receptor 10G7-like yields MHFIPSSGSRLHLSAPVETQNDTVSLSFNYFFYFSFCFCFPTADEVEGMAVRNETRVTQFILLGFSSNPDLQIVLFVFFLVMYLGTIAGNLLIMITIYVDSQLHSPMYFFLSNLSFIDVFFSTVTIPRALVNFLSPSKAISFRDCIAQLFFLHFIGGTECLHLSLMAYDRYVAICHPLRYTTIMNPRACLLLVVSTWTLGLIHAFAQVFPTIHMPFCGPNKIDHFFCETHALYLLVCSSSLFIEIVDMVNSGFLTLSCCLVVFISYTYIISTVLKIRSAEGRQKAFSTCASHVLVVTIHFGSSVFIYLRPSVTFAADKPLSVFYAIVTPFLNPFIYTLRNKEVKKAMKKLGGSVFSKDTQKLKRNHLAVTD; encoded by the coding sequence ATGCACTTCATCCcttcctcaggcagcagattgcattTGTCTGCCCCTGTGGAGACACAGAATGACACGGTATCTCTctcatttaattattttttctatttctccttctgtttctgtttccctaCAGCTGATGAAGTGGAAGGAATGGCAGTCAGGAACGAAACCAGAGTCACACAATTCATCCTCCTAGGATTTTCTAGCAATCCAGACTTACAGATCGTATTATTTGTGTTCTTTCTAGTGATGTACCTGGGAACCATAGCAGGGAATCTTCTCATTATGATAACCATATATGTGGACTCTCAGCTGCATTCgcccatgtacttcttcctcagcAACCTGTCTTTCATAGACGTGTTCTTTTCCACAGTCACCATCCCCAGAGCCCTTGTTAACTTTCTCTCACCCAGCAAAGCTATCTCTTTTAGGGATTGCATTGCTCAATTGTTCTTCTTGCATTTCATTGGAGGTACAGAATGTCTTCACCTCAGCCTGATGGCTTATGACCGCTACGTTGCCATCTGCCATCCCTTGCGTTATACCACAATAATGAACCCACGAGCCTGTCTCCTGCTGGTGGTTTCTACATGGACATTAGGTCTCATTCATGCCTTCGCACAGGTATTTCCCACAATCCACATGCCCTTCTGTGGTCCTAATAAGATAGATCATTTCTTTTGTGAAACCCATGCCTTATATTTGTTGGTTTGCTCCAGTTCCTTATTCATTGAAATTGTGGATATGGTTAATAGCGGATTCTTAACTCTTAGTTGCTGCTTGGTGGTTTTTATATCTTACACATACATCATCTCAACTGTATTAAAAATTcgttcagctgagggaaggcagaaagccttttcTACCTGTGCCTCTCACGTCCTGGTGGTCACAATCCATTTTGGCTCCTCAGTCTTCATCTACTTGAGACCCTCAGTGACATTTGCAGCTGACAAACCGCTCTCCGTTTTTTATGCCATCGTGACCCCCTTTTTGAACCCCTTTATTTATACTCTCAGAAACAAGGAGGTGAAAAAAGCCATGAAGAAGCTGGGAGGAAGTGTCTTTTCTAAGGACACACAGAAATTGAAGAGAAACCATTTGGCTGTCACTGACTGA